One Amaranthus tricolor cultivar Red isolate AtriRed21 chromosome 10, ASM2621246v1, whole genome shotgun sequence genomic window carries:
- the LOC130825256 gene encoding probable protein phosphatase 2C 35: protein MGCVYGKCCKRHHGKGRENSEAYGQSGVHGIPVFAESSLEYAPVPFHNFCLEYSVLTQRGHYPDSPEKENQDCYIVRTQLHDNPNIHFFGVFDGHGQFGAQCSNFVRDKLVELLCSDSTLLEDPVKAYNDAFLKTNEELHNSDIDDAMSGTTAITALVIGNTLYVANVGDSRAVIAIKNGDKIVAQDLSHDQTPFRKDEYSRVKLCGARVLSVDQVEGLKDPSIQTWGDEETDGSDPPRLWVQNGMYPGTAFTRSVGDSTAEKIGVIAAPEVSVVPLTPDHLFLVVASDGVFEFLSSQAVIDMVSSYQDPRDACSAIVGESYKLWLTHENRTDDITIIIVHFKGLSSSDVRPTGVMTKAEAKLVGVRIEKATSDTSTGSEFIQSAGSILADQYPCRPMISVDGNVVDVSPSQPA, encoded by the exons ATGGGTTGTGTTTATGGTAAATGCTGTAAACGTCATCATGGTAAAGGTCGTGAAAATAGTGAGGCATATGGCCAATCAGGTGTCCATGGAATACCTGTCTTTGCTGAAAGTTCATTAGAATATGCTCCTGTGCcttttcacaacttttgtttgGAGTATTCCGTCCTTACTCAGCGAGGGCATTATCCGGACTCGCCTGAAAAAGAGAATCAAGATTGTTATATAGTTAGGACACAATTGCATGATAACCCAAATATTCATTTCTTTGGAGTGTTTGATGGACATGGGCAATTCGGTGCTCAGTGCTCGAATTTTGTTAGGGATAAGTTGGTAGAACTTTTGTGTAGTGATTCCACTCTGTTAGAAGATCCTGTAAAAGCTTATAATGATGCGTTTCTTAAAACGAATGAGGAGTtgcataatagtgatatagatGATGCCATGAGTGGTACAACAGCAATTACTGCTCTTGTTATTGGGAATACTCTTTATGTTGCAAATGTTGGCGATTCTAGGGCTGTAATTGCGATTAAGAATGGGGATAAGATAGTTGCACAAGATTTATCTCATGATCAGACTCCATTTAGGAAAGATGAATATTCGAGGGTAAAGTTGTGTGGGGCTAGAGTGTTGAGTGTTGATCAAGTGGAGGGTTTGAAGGATCCGAGTATACAAACATGGGGCGATGAAGAGACTGATGGCAGTGATCCTCCAAGATTATGGGTTCAAAATGGAATGTATCCTGGCACAGCATTTACAAGAAGTGTTGGGGATAGTACAGCTGAAAAAATAGGTGTTATAGCTGCTCCAGAAGTATCAGTGGTTCCACTTACGCCGGATCATTTGTTCTTGgttgttgctagtgatggcgttTTTGAGTTCTTATCAAGCCAAGCAGTTATTGATATG GTTTCCAGTTATCAAGATCCTCGGGATGCATGCTCTGCAATAGTAGGAGAGTCTTACAAGCTATGGTTGACCCATGAAAACCGTACAGATGATATAACTATCATTATTGTGCACTTCAAGGGTCTATCTAGT TCAGATGTAAGGCCTACTGGTGTAATGACTAAAGCAGAAGCAAAACTTGTTGGTGTGAGGATAGAAAAGGCTACTTCTGACACGTCCACTGGATCGGAGTTCATCCAGTCAGCAGGAAGTATTTTAGCAGATCAGTATCCTTGTCGACCAATGATATCTGTGGATGGTAATGTTGTTGATGTATCTCCGTCTCAGCCGGCATAA